The proteins below come from a single Alnus glutinosa chromosome 9, dhAlnGlut1.1, whole genome shotgun sequence genomic window:
- the LOC133878184 gene encoding short-chain dehydrogenase reductase 2a-like encodes MPTAEVMPEKTLQRIHLISKEKASPSPKRLDGKVAIITGGARGIGEATVRLFAKHGAQVVVADVEDVAGLVLAKSLSPSATYIHCNVSKEEDVKSLINSTVSQYGRLDILFNNAGVLGSQSKHDKSIIDFDAEEFDHIMRVNVRGTVLGMKHAARVMVPRRSGCIISTASVAGLMGGLGPHAYTASKHAVVGLTKNVACELGRHGIRVNCISPFGVATSMLINAWKGCEEDDDHDHDQEYCTKVGLPCGEEVEKMEEHVRGLANLKGATLKAKDIAEAALYLASEESKYVSGHNLVIDGGFTTCKNCVGL; translated from the exons ATGCCTACGGCTGAAGTGATGCCTGAGAAAACCCTTCAGAGGATCCACCTCATAAGCAAAGAGAAAGCCTCTCCCTCCCCAAAAAG GTTGGACGGAAAGGTGGCAATTATAACAGGCGGTGCTAGAGGGATTGGAGAGGCAACTGTGAGACTCTTCGCGAAACATGGAGCCCAGGTGGTCGTTGCGGACGTCGAGGATGTCGCCGGTCTTGTTCTAGCCAAATCATTGTCCCCTTCAGCGACCTACATACACTGTAATGTAAGCAAAGAAGAGGACGTTAAGAGCTTGATCAACTCAACAGTTTCCCAGTATGGCCGGCTTGACATTCTTTTCAACAATGCCGGAGTTCTTGGAAGCCAATCAAAGCACGACAAGAGCATCATTGATTTTGATGCAGAAGAATTTGATCATATCATGCGAGTTAATGTAAGAGGAACAGTTCTGGGGATGAAACATGCGGCTAGAGTCATGGTGCCTAGAAGAAGCGGGTGCATCATCTCCACGGCTAGCGTAGCCGGTCTCATGGGAGGGCTTGGACCTCATGCTTATACAGCCTCGAAGCATGCCGTTGTAGGACTAACAAAGAATGTAGCTTGTGAACTTGGCAGGCATGGTATTCGTGTTAATTGTATCTCTCCATTTGGCGTGGCGACTTCCATGCTTATTAATGCGTGGAAGGGTTGCGAGGAAGATgatgatcatgatcatgatcaGGAATATTGCACGAAAGTAGGCCTACCTTGTGGGGAAGAAGTTGAGAAGATGGAGGAACATGTGAGAGGCCTAGCCAATTTGAAGGGTGCTACTCTAAAAGCTAAGGATATAGCTGAGGCTGCTCTTTATCTTGCAAGTGAGGAGTCCAAATACGTAAGTGGTCATAACCTTGTCATCGATGGTGGATTTACCACCTGCAAAAATTGTGTAGGCTTGTAG